One segment of Coffea arabica cultivar ET-39 chromosome 7c, Coffea Arabica ET-39 HiFi, whole genome shotgun sequence DNA contains the following:
- the LOC140010706 gene encoding uncharacterized protein gives MPDMNVIYKAGRERIRKQNDPITMEYHYRIDVFLATVDSQILEMKNRFKEDVIELLILSSTLHPKDNFQAFNIEQICQLANKFYSADFTDQEKLHLRIQLELFQIEFSYNSQRQNLSSLQELCQVLAKTRKLMCYTLIDRLIRLILTLPVSTVTTEHVFSAMKIIETCLRSRIEEDFLANTMIMYIEKEIARTFDVNSIIDDFDKIKSRHAQFHMSHTVK, from the coding sequence ATGCCTGATATGAATGTCATTTATAAAGCAGGTCGAGAAAGAATTCGAAAACAAAATGATCCAATTACCATGGAGTATCACTACAGGATTGATGTGTTTTTGGCAACGGTTGATTCTCAAATACTTGAAATGAAGAATAGGTTTAAGGAAGATGTAATAGAGTTGCTTATTCTTAGTTCAACATTGCACCCCAAAGATAATTTTCAGGCTTTCAATATTGAACAAATTTGTCAACTTGCAAACAAGTTTTATTCAGCTGACTTCACAGATCAAGAGAAGTTACACTTAAGAATTCAATTAGAGCTTTTCCAGATTGAGTTTTCCTATAATTCTCAGCGTCAAAATTTGTCATCACTTCAGGAGTTGTGCCAAGTGTTAGCGAAGACAAGAAAGTTAATGTGCTATACTCTTATTGATAGATTGATTCGTCTTATTTTGACTCTTCCTGTTTCAACAGTTACAACAGAGCATGTATTTTCTGCTATGAAAATCATCGAGACTTGTTTGCGTTCTAGGATAGAGGAAGACTTTCTTGCCAACACTATGATAATGTATATTGAGAAAGAAATTGCTAGAACTTTTGATGTAAATTCAATCATTGATgactttgataaaattaaaagtcGTCATGCACAATTTCATATGTCCCACACAGTCAAATAG
- the LOC113699917 gene encoding uncharacterized protein has translation MAIVLRFVDKQGYIRERFFDSVHVHETNSLTLKKEICDVLSRHNLSMQNIRGQGYDGASNMRGEWNGLQALFVQECPYAYYIHCFAHRLQLTLVETSQEVIPMEQFFTNLSLLINLVSSSCKRVDQLRVARAARIAELIAIDELETGRGQNQMGTLKRPGTTRWGSHFSSICSLFTEYEDICSVLIDVINYGNTSTQRSEADRVYDFMTSFDFVLIMHMMRDILGFAQVLSQALQCKSQDILNALKLVSVTKDRLQSYRDNGWNELFTNVKTFCDA, from the coding sequence ATGGCTATTGTTCTTAGATTTGTGGACAAGCAAGGCTATATTCGAGAGAGATTTTTTGACAGTGTTCATGTGCACGAAACCAATTCCTTGACTTTGAAGAAGGAGATATGTGATGTCCTTTCTCGCCATAATCTTAGTATGCAAAACATTCGTGGCCAAGGATATGATGGAGCTAGTAACATGCGTGGAGAATGGAATGGACTGCAAGCATTATTTGTTCAGGAGTGCCCCTATGCATATTATATTCACTGTTTTGCTCATCGACTGCAATTAACATTGGTAGAAACATCTCAAGAGGTAATTCCTATGGAACAATTCTTTACAAACTTATCTCTTCTTATAAATTTAGTTTCATCTTCTTGCAAACGAGTGGACCAACTTAGAGTTGCTAGAGCTGCTAGAATTGCTGAATTGATTGCTATTGATGAACTTGAGACTGGTAGGGGTCAGAATCAAATGGGTACCTTAAAACGGCCAGGGACTACAAGATGGGGGTCTCATTTTAGTTCTATATGTAGCTTATTCACAGAATATGAAGACATTTGCTCAGTCCTAATTGATGTTATCAATTATGGAAATACATCAACTCAAAGAAGTGAAGCTGACAGAGTTTATGATTTCATGACATCCTTTGATTTTGTTCTTATTATGCATATGATGAGGGACATTTTAGGATTTGCACAAGTACTTTCTCAAGCTTTACAATGCAAATCTCAAGATATTTTGAATGCCCTTAAATTGGTTTCAGTAACAAAGGATCGACTTCAAAGTTACAGAGATAACGGATGGAATGAATTGTTCACCAATGTAAAGACATTTTGTGATGCATGA
- the LOC113698312 gene encoding putative late blight resistance protein homolog R1A-4 → MMASAAGAGSSSSLDRLNSALKRIKYRSVILSKVTNDWEFLAKLWKSGHERSEAATDEEKRSMDICLKIEATAEEIAQELTRFRTEKMVDDHHIKDEEALNELAHDCGTKTKRLIAKVAEALDRLYLMWSRGGGGGSSDSSSFVFDDSFCKYLLLYVRSTVSLMAANHWGYEDSGVMIHFHSLYYNTRNIEHYLVSLFHARKFLGSGATTDARGLPSFDACVGHVLSLALRIASWCSDCWLNCKAGRIQVMKRELVEFLVNLHNEIHPSNPKFMGFHLNFLMALSCSETVAFNDFLRSFCDYLFCGRDGHFRHKVFSLLQLFLYATSVLDDEDTARSFIPEIHAVLVEMASIFESTGRNGKKLDNSPRCSELLTKICLLEAELFLVVQIHGTKRSRNISSLSSSMLPDFDNIMDNCRQIPKSLRTYSEKLPLGTRLDGKKLLALIESTFKEEKTLYESSRRKEITASAAKNSLLLLRFKIVIFKGESFLTELLLLKGRNDERLVARGKDKMKLHLQKFEYITLILSDERIKNRDVLEAIGESLRRLTCFSYYFLNTRDEMTNLPISELLDEAKHLTKAKLTEIIPKFPKFDFPKSSNLNFIDFIWRNLGEPLKYNPASTALAKHHMEEIQIHLQSLKSSLENVSQLDIDEHPELEDLVDRVTDSAYKVEYIVDSIELDAQWQYFFWLDNVLEELRLLSEKARKIHLTTPDATVQESKNVTLVSLDRSSRNSTTAIDEIVVDISNRENEIRNQLIWGSSELDIVFIAGMPGLGKTTLARKVYSSLNVTRHFHVRAWCTVSEKYEKKRLLLEILTGICEPTEEIRQMRDEDLKHELHKLLLKNRYLIIMDDVWDAEAWNYLKDSFPNKKNGSRILFTGRLRSVALEIKQEGEGYPLSLSLFSQEESWQLLKKKVFKEEGCPDELLGVGNDIAYRCQGLPLAVVAVAGILKMTEKSQNSWKRIADTLSSQIIDNEGAWCKEVIDLSYKHLPEYLKLCFLYLGALNENRDILVSKLIRSWIAEGFIPETMEGFEDVAEAFLMDLIDRSLVIISKRRSNGKVRACRLHDLVLDFCKSKTKDQNFFQLINRSDNPYASFPSTDYGFEFDFYYHSSPASFASYRLAVYLKRNHFVESNPSGLATRSLLFSACTDSKPDRPYDISFIWDKFKLLRVLDFECFNLGISFPVEIGLLVQLRYLAVGGYLKSIPQSIANLRKLRILIVNGLSGKIILPNTIWSITSLRHLHVKVHVAFDSDDKELGDGSMLENLVSFSCPSLSCGEDAERIIKRLPNLCKLSCIFYESPDSSTNCNQFPRLNCLTHLESLKIFYCGSPLNNGEFNLPLNLKKLTLSNFRLPWIRISTIGRLPNLEVLKLHSGAFEGKIWNVEEEFKNLKFLSLDNLNIAQWNASCHNFPKLERLVLQNCKDLEEIPEDFGMIGSLRMIEVNWCGKSAEESADQIKEDYGDIKVFIRSSNLRS, encoded by the coding sequence ATGATGGCTTCTGCCGCTGGGGCTGGTTCTTCTTCAAGCTTGGATCGCCTTAATTCTGCGCTGAAACGCATAAAGTATCGCTCGGTCATCCTGTCAAAAGTCACAAATGATTGGGaatttttggcaaaactttGGAAATCCGGTCATGAGAGGAGTGAAGCCGCTACAGATGAGGAGAAGAGGAGTATGGACATCTGCCTCAAGATTGAAGCAACAGCCGAGGAGATTGCCCAGGAACTTACTCGTTTCCGTACAGAAAAGATGGTGGATGATCACCATATAAAAGATGAAGAAGCCCTAAACGAATTAGCCCATGATTGTGGAACAAAAACCAAGCGCTTGATTGCTAAAGTTGCAGAAGCTCTTGACCGTTTGTACTTGATGTGGTCAAGAGGAGGCGGCGGCGGCAGCAGCGACAGCAGCTCATTTGTATTTGATGACTCCTTTTGCAAATATTTACTACTGTATGTACGGTCAACTGTGTCCTTGATGGCAGCTAATCACTGGGGTTATGAAGATTCTGGTGTAATGATCCATTTCCATTCCTTGTATTATAATACAAGGAACATCGAACATTACCTTGTTTCATTATTTCATGCCCGCAAATTCCTGGGATCAGGAGCAACAACAGATGCTCGTGGGCTGCCTAGTTTTGATGCTTGCGTTGGCCATGTTTTATCCCTGGCCCTACGGATTGCAAGTTGGTGTAGTGATTGCTGGTTAAATTGCAAGGCAGGCCGAATCCAGGTGATGAAAAGAGAGCTGGTTGAGTTCCTGGTGAATCTGCACAATGAAATTCATCCTAGTAATCCCAAATTCATGGGTTTCCATCTCAATTTCCTTATGGCTCTCTCGTGTTCCGAGACGGTTGCGTTTAATGATTTTCTGCGCAGTTTTTGCGACTATCTATTTTGTGGTAGAGATGGACATTTTCGACACAAGGTGTTTTCACTGTTACAGCTCTTTCTCTACGCTACTTCTGTACTGGATGATGAGGACACAGCACGAAGTTTCATTCCAGAAATTCATGCAGTGCTAGTAGAGATGGCATCTATATTTGAATCAACTGGTCGTAATGGGAAAAAACTGGACAACTCACCACGCTGTTCTGAGTTGCTTACAAAGATTTGTCTTCTTGAAGCAGAGCTTTTCCTTGTGGTGCAAATCCATGGCACGAAAAGGAGTAGAAACATTTCTTCCCTTTCCTCCAGTATGCTTCCCGATTTTGACAATATCATGGACAATTGTAGACAAATCCCCAAAAGTCTGCGCACATATTCTGAGAAGTTGCCATTGGGAACGAGATTAGATGGGAAAAAATTGTTGGCACTGATTGAATCAACATTCAAGGAGGAAAAAACTCTCTACGAGTCATCTAGGCGCAAGGAAATCACAGCATCTGCAGCGAAAAACTCACTTCTATTACTTCGTTTTAAGATTGTGATTTTCAAGGGAGAGTCATTTCTGACTGAGCTGTTACTTCTAAAGGGCAGGAATGACGAAAGGCTAGTAGCTCGTGGGAAAGATAAAATGAAACTCCACCTTCAGAAGTTTGAGTATATCACACTAATTCTCTCAGACGAGAGAATTAAGAACAGGGATGTATTAGAAGCAATTGGAGAATCCCTTAGGAGGCTGACATGTTTCTCTTACTATTTCCTTAACACACGAGATGAAATGACCAACCTTCCAATTTCTGAGCTGTTAGATGAGGCGAAGCATTTGACCAAGGCAAAGCTCACAGAGATTATCcctaaatttccaaagtttgatTTCCCCAAGTCTTCCAATCTGAATTTCATTGATTTTATATGGAGAAACCTTGGGGAACCGCTGAAATATAATCCTGCATCAACTGCATTGGCGAAGCACCACATGGAAGAGATTCAAATACATCTCCAGTCATTGAAGTCTTCTCTTGAGAATGTTTCACAGTTGGACATTGATGAGCATCCAGAGCTAGAAGATCTTGTTGATCGAGTCACTGATTCGGCATATAAAGTGGAGTACATAGTTGATTCAATTGAGCTTGATGCTCAATGGCAGTATTTCTTCTGGTTGGACAATGTGCTGGAGGAGTTGAGACTTCTCAGCGAGAAGGCCAGGAAAATTCATTTGACAACTCCTGATGCAACAGTCCAAGAATCCAAAAATGTCACTCTGGTTTCACTTGACAGGTCATCAAGAAACAGTACAACAGCAATTGACGAAATTGTGGTGGATATTAGCAACAGAGAAAATGAAATTCGCAACCAGCTTATTTGGGGATCCTCAGAGCTAGACATCGTTTTTATTGCTGGAATGCCTGGTTTAGGCAAGACAACATTGGCGAGGAAGGTGTATAGCAGTCTTAATGTCACGCGCCACTTCCATGTTCGCGCATGGTGCACTGTTTccgaaaaatatgagaaaaagaGATTATTGCTTGAGATTCTAACAGGGATTTGTGAGCCCACGGAAGAGATTCGGCAAATGAGGGATGAAGATCTCAAACATGAATTGCATAAGTTGTTACTTAAAAACAGGTATCTCATAATTATGGATGACGTTTGGGATGCTGAAGCTTGGAATTACTTGAAAGACTCATTCCCAAATAAAAAGAATGGAAGTAGAATTCTCTTCACCGGTCGCCTCCGTAGCGTGGCCCTGGAAATTAAACAGGAAGGAGAAGGTTATCCTCTTTCTCTTAGCCTTTTTTCTCAGGAGGAAAGCTGGCAGCTGTTAAAAAAGAAGGTATTCAAGGAAGAAGGTTGCCCTGATGAGCTGTTGGGAGTTGGAAATGATATTGCTTACCGCTGTCAAGGATTGCCTCTTGCTGTTGTTGCAGTTGCTGGTATACTGAAAATGACAGAAAAAAGCCAAAATTCGTGGAAAAGAATAGCAGATACCTTGAGCTCACAAATAATTGACAATGAAGGAGCTTGGTGCAAAGAAGTCATAGATCTCAGCTACAAACACTTGCCAGAATATCTTAAATTGTGCTTTCTGTATTTGGGAGCTCTTAATGAAAATAGAGATATTCTTGTCAGCAAGTTGATAAGGTCTTGGATCGCAGAAGGTTTCATACCAGAAACTATGGAAGGCTTTGAAGATGTGGCCGAGGCTTTCTTGATGGATCTGATTGACAGAAGCTTGGTgataatctccaaaagaagaTCCAACGGCAAGGTTAGAGCATGTCGCCTCCATGATCTTGTCCTTGATTTCTGTAAGTCTAAAACCAAGGATCAGAACTTCTTTCAGCTGATAAACAGATCTGACAATCCATATGCTTCATTTCCTAGTACAGATTACggttttgaatttgatttttacTATCATTCATCTcctgcatcatttgcatcctatCGGTTGGCTGTATATTTGAAGCGAAACCACTTTGTTGAATCAAATCCTTCTGGCTTGGCCACCCGTTCTTTGTTGTTCTCTGCGTGTACAGATTCTAAACCAGACCGTCCTTATGACATCTCATTCATTTGGGACAAATTCAAATTACTTAGAGTGTTGGATTTTGAATGCTTCAACTTGGGTATTTCATTTCCTGTTGAAATTGGACTTCTGGTACAGTTGAGATATTTAGCAGTTGGAGGCTATCTGAAATCCATTCCACAATCGATAGCCAACCTCAGGAAACTAAGAATTCTTATTGTTAATGGGTTAAGCGGTAAGATCATATTACCGAATACTATTTGGAGCATCACAAGTTTAAGGCATCTTCATGTAAAAGTCCATGTTGCTTTCGACTCAGATGATAAAGAGCTTGGTGATGGCTCTATGTTAGAAAATCTGGTCAGCTTTTCCTGTCCATCGCTTTCTTGTGGTGAGGATGCAGAAAGGATAATAAAGAGGCTTCCAAATCTTTGCAAACTGAGTTGCATATTCTATGAATCACCAGATTCTTCCACGAACTGCAATCAGTTTCCGAGATTGAACTGTCTAACTCATTTGGAGTCACTCAAGATATTCTATTGTGGAAGCCCTCTTAACAATGGTGAGTTCAACCTCCCTTTGAATCTAAAGAAATTGACTTTATCAAACTTTCGCCTTCCGTGGATTCGTATTTCCACAATTGGGAGACTACCAAACCTGGAAGTTCTCAAGTTACATTCTGGTGCCTTTGAGGGGAAAATATGGAATGTTGAAGAAGAGTTTAAGAATCTCAAGTTCTTGAGCTTAGACAATCTGAACATTGCTCAATGGAATGCCTCTTGTCATAATTTCCCCAAGCTTGAAAGACTTGTCTTGCAAAATTGCAAAGACCTTGAAGAAATTCCGGAGGACTTTGGTATGATAGGTTCATTGCGAATGATTGAAGTGAACTGGTGTGGAAAATCTGCAGAAGAATCAGCAGACCAGATTAAAGAAGATTATGGAGATATCAAAGTCTTTATTAGGAGTTCAAATTTGAGATCATGA